The Aeoliella mucimassa genome includes the window GTCCAGCCTTCCAGCAGCCCGTCGGCGAACTTCTGGCGATGATTCCAGAACACCCGCCCGCGGAACGTTTCTTCCGGCGCGATTGTCCGGCGACCGAAGCCGAGGTTGTCGACCCCTTTGTCGTCGACGAACCAGGCATCCAGCAGTCCGCTAGTGGGACCGAGGATGTCGAAGAAGCTATCGCGACTGTATTCGACCGTGGTTCCGTAGCCGAATCCGCGTTTGTTCAAGTAGTCGAGGCTCACGTCCCAATCCACGCCCGGCGGCTTGTTCCGCATGCCGAGCACTTGCCAAACGTCGAGGTCCACAAGCGTTTGGAACCCGTAGATGCGGTCGTTGCGTACCCGCAAGTTGCTCACGTAGTAGCTCGGTTTCTCCAAGTCGGTCGCCAGGGTTGGCCAGTAGAAGATCGGGAAGTTCGACAGGTACACCACGTTGCCGCGGCTTTGGGCAAAGCTTGTGCTCTCGTATTCAGGTTCTAGAGTAACGGGGTTCACCGCTTGCGTGCCGGTATAGGGATCGATTTTTGGTCGTTGCGAGTTTTCGAAAGTAATGGTGCCGCTACCCAGGTGGAAGCTTGGCACTTCCAACCGACTGGCGGTGAGCAGGGCGTCGTGGGCGACGAATCGCGACGCGTCGAGTTGTTCGATCACGTTTGCCTTGAGTCGCACCAGGCCTGCGTAGTCGACCCCTTTCAGGTTCGACAGCGGAGTCAGCAACTCAGCGTTGATGATCGTGCCAACATTGCGGCGCACATCGTAGTACATGCGATCGGCGTAGACCGTGCGATCGCCTTGGCGGAAGACAATGTTGCCTTCCATGTAAATCTCGAGCGGTACATCGTTGCGTTGTTCAAAGGTGCCGAGCATCAGCGAACCAGCCGACCAGGCGACGATGCGATCGGCCTGGATGTCGATCACGTCGACCGATCCCAGCTCGGTGGGCAGCTTGTCGCTCTTGAGTCCTTCGATGATGACTTGCACGCCGCCGCTGATGGTCACGGCCGCTTCGCCGCTCGGTGTCTGACGCAGGTCGTACTGCGTGCCGACGTCGCTTCGCGGAACGATGCGTACCTTCCGAACTCCGAGTGCGTTTGGCACCTCGGGGCCGGGCGGGGCCACCAGCGGTTGGTTGTATTGTTCGAACTGCACCTGCTGCACCGGCGAGCTGTTCGCAGTCGGTCGCACGGGCGCAGCCATCGCGGCGGTCGCTTGCGTCGCCGAAGCTTGCAGCTGAGCCGATGCTCGTGTGTAGATCGCGGGAGCGGCCGCCGGCGGGGGCGACTGCTGCACGATGCTCCAGGCGACGCCGGGTCCGGTACGCCAGCGGCCGAACCACTGCGGAACCGTTTGCTCGGCCTGGCTGACCGCGTTGCTACGGTGGGTGAGCGTTACCGCTCGGCCAGTCTCCGGCTCGGCGTAGACCAGCACCTTGTGAACCTGGTCCGGCGAGTCGGGCTCCGGTGGGTCGATCCACACGATCGCCTCGCCGGCGGTCACCACGTTGTCGCCTTGCGCCAGCGAGCAACCGCCCGACAGGTGCCAGACTTCGTACGCCCCATCTTGCCATTTGCTCGCCGCGTTCGCACTGATCGCAATCGCCGGATCGCCGAGCGGGCGAGGCAAAAACACCTCGGCTTCGACCACCGGCGTTGCGAGCATCGCGCACAGCATCAGCGCTACCGCGAAGCACACGCGACGCGAGCAGCAGCAGTTCGAGCTTAACGACGAGCGGACGATGGACCTGGCTTCCTTGCCATACGATACGAAACGACGAGCACCTGCCCTCTGGCGAAGTCCTTTTCGCGCAGATAGAGGGGCGCGGGAGTATAGGAAGCACCCGTTCGTGGGGTCAAGCCACGTTGCTCCCGGTGCTAGCATGCGTAAGCTGTTATGCAGCATGGGCTTAAGAGCGATCGCTCGACGACGTCGCCCGAAGCCACGACAATCCGCACCCAGCGGGTTACCATGCCGAGTCACACGACCCCCTCAACGCCCGCGAATAGATTCCCAATTTTCCCACCGATGGGAAAATTGAATCTCGCGCCGACCTTTAAAACCAGGGGTTTTCTCGTCGGAATAGATTCCCATTTCCCAAAACGCATCCGATGGGAATCTATTTTCGGGCTGGGAAACAATCGTAAGTCCTTGCTCTGTAATAGGTTGCGTGAACACCTCCGTTGAAATGGCCCAAAATAGATTCCCACCTATGGGAAACAATTCTCCTGTACTCGGGGTAGGGGACTATGAGTGGGGATGCATGGGGGGCGAAGCTCTCCGCGGAGGGGGATTACCCAGCCTGCGGAGTTTTCCCCATCCGCGCAGCAGCGAACCCCAACGCAAACAACCAATCGCCAGCGCGTCGCCAAACGTTTGAACTCGTCGCATCAATTCATCTCACCACCTCCTATCCAACGAACAACCAACCTCCAACTTTCAACAGGCTTTAATGACTGTTCATTAGACCACCATTGGTGGCCATTTTCCATGAAAATCTTCCCGATCCGATCCCATTACTTTGCCTGCTGGCACGCTGGCGGGGCGAATCTGGAGCTTGTCGTCAACTTTCTCTGGCAAACCGCGCTGCGGCGCGTATGATTTAGGCCATGAACAAAACACCCTTCTCGTCTGCTTTTCGTTTTCAACTGTTCTGCCTGCTGCTGGCGGTCGCCGCTAGCGGACTCATGGGCCGCACGGCCGTGGGGGCCAACTCGCTTGGCAAGGTAGTGCCGGGCTTCGAGCTGCCCGATCATCTGGGCAAATCGCACACGCTCGCCGAGTTCGCCGACAGCAAGCTGGTGGTCGTCGCTTTCCTTGGCACCGAGTGCCCGCTAGCGAAGCTCTACGCCGGGCGGCTGCAGGCCATTGCCGACGACTACGCGGCCCAAGGGGTAGCGGTGGTGGCGATCGATGCCAATCGGCAGGACTCGCTTCGCGAACTAGCCGCCTACGTGCATCGTCACGAACTCAAGTACCCGTTGCTCAAGGATCAAGCGAATCGCGTGGCCGACCTGTTTGGTGCCGAGCGGACGCCGCAGGTGTTCGTGTTGGATCAGCAAAGGGCGATTCGTTATCAGGGACGAGTCGACGACCAGTACGTGGTCGGCATCGTTCGCGCCCACGCTGATCGCCAGGACCTGCGGATCGCACTCG containing:
- a CDS encoding LPS-assembly protein LptD, which produces MLATPVVEAEVFLPRPLGDPAIAISANAASKWQDGAYEVWHLSGGCSLAQGDNVVTAGEAIVWIDPPEPDSPDQVHKVLVYAEPETGRAVTLTHRSNAVSQAEQTVPQWFGRWRTGPGVAWSIVQQSPPPAAAPAIYTRASAQLQASATQATAAMAAPVRPTANSSPVQQVQFEQYNQPLVAPPGPEVPNALGVRKVRIVPRSDVGTQYDLRQTPSGEAAVTISGGVQVIIEGLKSDKLPTELGSVDVIDIQADRIVAWSAGSLMLGTFEQRNDVPLEIYMEGNIVFRQGDRTVYADRMYYDVRRNVGTIINAELLTPLSNLKGVDYAGLVRLKANVIEQLDASRFVAHDALLTASRLEVPSFHLGSGTITFENSQRPKIDPYTGTQAVNPVTLEPEYESTSFAQSRGNVVYLSNFPIFYWPTLATDLEKPSYYVSNLRVRNDRIYGFQTLVDLDVWQVLGMRNKPPGVDWDVSLDYLNKRGFGYGTTVEYSRDSFFDILGPTSGLLDAWFVDDKGVDNLGFGRRTIAPEETFRGRVFWNHRQKFADGLLEGWTSQAEIGWISDRTFLEQYYEQEWDERKDQLTGVRLKKVRDNWSLGIEANGQLNGFVTQTQWLPRFDHYMLGQDLANESVTWSSHTSLAYANQNIAGTPSDPTLAGQFALLPWEQTSTGDRIDGKGERLLTRHQLAMPLNFEPFKVVPYATGELGHWGADLEGNSLDRAYYQLGMKASIPFWTANPAIQDPVFNLNGLAHKVVFDVEASYSDSNRDMTELPMYDELDDDVFDDIRRRLFYSPFGGPLANTYFDPTTSPTTIDRKFDPRYYLLRTNTQGLVTSPAMEVADDLSLVRMGMRHRLQTKRGTPGQQHIVDWLTFDSNVTWFPNDGRDNYGSDFGLADYDLRWHLGDRFTLLSDGAADFFGDGLRTISAGMLMNRPSRGNMYLGYRTLRGPFTADVLTATLNYRMGPKWVASASAVIDFSEAGNIGQSLTFSRIGESLIVSVGANIDESKDNVGFNLLIEPRFLPSLNLTKSTGIDIPPVGAGGLE